CGAGCAACGTGGTATAACAGATTATTATTGGTTCGGTACCGACAGTCTTGGACGTGACTTATGGACACGTGTTTGGACAGGTACGCGTATTTCCCTATATATTGCTCTTTTAGCAGCATTCATTGATATGGTAATCGGTGTTGCTTATGGTGGAGTTTCAGGTTTTTACGGTGGACGTACAGATAACATCATGCAACGTATCATCGAGGTTTTAGTTGGTATTCCAAACTTAGTAATTGTTATCTTAATGATTCTCGTACTTGAACCGGGGATTATAGCGATTACCATTGCATTAACCATAACCGGTTGGGTCGGAATGGCCAGGGTCGTCCGGGGGCAGGTTCTTAAGCTCAAGAGCCAAGAATATGTCCTCGCATCCAAAACGCTCGGTTCAACCAATAACCGAATCATATCGAAACACTTACTGCCGAACGTGGTGGGAGTAGTCATCATTAATACGATGTTCACAATTCCAAGTGCTATCTTCTTCGAGGCATTTCTAAGCTTCATCGGACTAGGCTTGAAGCCACCTATGGCATCACTTGGTACGTTAATAGACGATGGATTTAAATCCTTGCAAATCTTCCCGCACATCATGGTTTTCCCGGCAATTATCATCAGTTTATTGATGATTGCTTTCAACCTTGTTGCGGATGGATTCCGTGATGCATTAGATCCTAAAATGAAAGACTAGTTATAAAGGCAGGTGAATGACAGTGGAAAAAATACTTGAAGTGAAAAACTTACATGTTTCTTTTGATACTTTCGGGGGAGAAGTTAAGGCTATCCGTGGTGTGGATTTTGATTTGAAAAAAGGTGAAACGTTGGCGATTGTGGGTGAATCCGGGTCAGGAAAATCCGTAACCACAAAAACTGTTATGCGTTTATTACCTAAGCATAATTCCAATATTAAACACGGTGAAATCTTATTTGACGGTAAAGACTTAGCAAAGCTTTCGGACAAGGAGATGCAGAACATCCGCGGAAAAGATATCTCAATGATTTTCCAGGATCCAATGACTTCCCTAAATCCGACAATGACTGTTGGTAAACAGATTATGGAAGGAATTATTAAGCATCAGAAACTTAGCAAAAGCGCCGCTGCAGAAAAAGCAATCGATTTGCTTCGTCTTGTAGGGATTCCAATGCCAGAAGAACGTTTTAAGCAGTATCCCCACCAATTTTCTGGCGGGATGAGACAAAGGGTTGTTATTGCGATCTCACTTGCATGTAACCCAAAAGTATTGATTGCAGATGAACCTACTACTGCACTGGATGTTACCATCCAAGCACAGATTCTGGATTTAATGAAAGACCTTCAGAAAAAAATAGATACATCCATCATTTTTATTACACATGACCTTGGCGTTGTAGCAAACGTTGCAGATCGTGTAGCTGTTATGTATGGTGGCCAAATCATCGAAACGGGAACAGTGGATGAGATCTTCTATGATCCACGCCACCCTTACACTTGGGGATTATTAAGCTCCATGCCTGATTTGGATCTAGGTGATGAAGATGAGCTTTATGCGATTCCAGGTTCACCACCTGATTTGTCTGATCCACCAAAAGGAGATGCATTTGCTCCTCGAAACGAATTCGCAATGCAAATTGATTTGGAAATGGAGCCGCCAATGTTCCAAATTTCTAAAACGCACTTTGCGAAAACGTGGTTATTACATGAAGATGCACCGGCAGTAGAACCACCACTTGCTGTTCAAAAGCGTCAACGTCTCATGCCACAAAACTTCGAAAAGCCTGTTTTGGTAAAGGACGGTGGAAACAATGGCAACTAATGAAAAGTTAGTGGAAATTCGCAACCTAAAGCAATATTTTAATGAAGGAAAGCCGAACATGGTAAAAGCAGTAGACGGCTTGAATTTCGATATCTATCGCGGTGAAACGCTTGGACTTGTTGGAGAGTCGGGATGTGGGAAGTCCACAACAGGCCGTACCATCATACGCCTTTATGATGCAACAGACGGAGAAGTACTCTTTGAGGGCGAAAACGTTCACGGCAAAAAGTCTAAGAAAGACTTGTTGAAATTCAACCGCAAGATGCAAATGATCTTCCAAGATCCTTCTGCATCCTTGAACCCTCGTATGACGGTTGCCGACTGCATTGCAGAAGGAATCGACATTCACGGATTGGCGAAGTCGAAAAAGGAACGTCTTGCTCGTGTGCATGAACTACTAGAAACGGTTGGTTTAAATAAAGAGCACGCCAACCGTTATCCACATGAGTTCAGTGGCGGGCAGCGCCAACGTATCGGTATCGCTCGTGCATTAGCGGTGGAACCGGATTTCATCATTGCCGATGAGCCGATTTCTGCATTGGACGTTTCCATTCAGGCACAGGTTGTCAACTTGATGAAAAAGCTTCAAAAGGAAAAAGGGCTAACGTACTTGTTTATCGCCCATGACCTTTCCATGGTGAAATACATCTCCGACCGTATCGGAGTAATGTATTTTGGTAAGATTGTTGAGCTTGCTGATAGTAACGAGCTTTATAATAATCCAATTCATCCGTACACAAAATCTTTATTGTCCGCGATTCCTCAACCAGATCCGGATTCTGAGCGCAGCCGTAAGCGTTTTGCTTACGATCCAGCATCCCATGGCTATGCCAAGGATGAGGAGTTAGAGTTGCGTGAAGTACGACCAGGACACTTTGTCTTGTGTTCCGAAGCGGAGTTTAAAAAGTATCAAGCTGAGTATGCAGGTAAATAAGTTTTCTAGAAACCGATTCCTCGATTGTGGGGGTCGGTTTTTTTGTGGATGAGTCTAAACTCCCAAAGCTTTTACGAAAGAGGCAGAAGTGTCTAATAGAACGGTTCTATATGACCGAAGCTCGGTGGGTAGAGGGGGAAAAGTCTAATGGAAGGTTCTATACGACCGAAGCTCGGTGGGAAGAGGGGGAAAAGTCTAATAGAGCGGTTCTATACGACCGAAGCTCGGTGGGAAGAGGGGGAAAAGTCTAATAGAGCGGTTCTATACGACCGAAGCTCGGAGAAAAGAGGCAGAAAAGTCTAATAGAATGGCTCTCTATTACCGAAACTCCTCCACCAAAGCCAAATCGGTAACAGAGAAGCTGTCTCTCCGCCCGAAACTTCTCGGCCAAAGCTAAAACGGTAACAGAGAAGCCGTCTCTCCGCCTGAAACTCCCCCACATAAGCTAAAACGGTAAAAGAGAAGCCCTCTCAACACCCGAATCCCCTCAACAAGAAACAAAACGGTAACAGAGAACCCTTCCTGCAAACTCTCATCACTCTCATCACCCACTACCACTCTAGTACTCTCGAATTATTTTGAAGGAAATTGTTGAAAAAGGTAAAAAAACAACGATTTTCCAGTATAATAGAGATAGCATATAAGAGAAGGGATTTTGAAATGAAATGATGAAAAAAATGATTGGTGGTCTGGTGGCTGCAGTCGGAATTTTCGTATTAGGTGGAACGCTAGTACAAGCAGAAGGGGAAGAAGTACTTCAAGCGGCACAACATGCAACAAAAAAGGTGGAAATGCAAACACGCGAGCTGCCAATATCGATTGCGAGATTTGCGTTTGACTCAGGATATACTTTTACATATCCAGATGCAGTTAGAGGGATCTATGTAACAGGTCATTCAGCAGGTGGGGAAAGATTTCCACGCTTACTAGATCTATTGAACAAAACAGACCTTAACGCAATGGTTATTGATATTAAGGATGATCATGGGTATCTGACTTACATACCGGAGGAGGAAGACTCCCCATTCATGGACATTGCACAGCCTTATATTAAGGACCCTAAAGAAATGATGAAAACCTTGGAAGAAAATGAAGTTTACCCGATCGGTAGAATTGTAGTTTTCAAGGATACTGTGCTAGCGAAGAAGCGCCCGGATTTATCTTTTCAAGAAAACGGTAAAGTATGGGTGAACGGTCGTGAAGAGGCATTTGTCAGTCCTTTCTTAAAGGAAGTTTGGGATTACAATGTAGACATTGCGATTGAAGCAGCGAAAATGGGCTTTCAGGAAATACAGTTCGACTATGTGCGTTTCCCGGAAGGTTTTGAAAATAGAGACACAAGTCTTGAATACACCTATGGGGAGTACAAGGACCTCGATATGGACAATGTTCAAAAGCGAGTGGAAGCGGTAACGGATTTCGTGGAGTATGCACGTGAGCGATTAGAGCCCTACAATGTGCAAGTGTCCGTGGATATCTTTGGTTATACAGCAACTTTGCCAGAAGCACCTGGAATCGGTCAGAACTTCAGCCGCATCTCAGAACACGTGGATGTTATTTCATCCATGATCTATCCAAGCCATTGGACAGCTTATTTCGGAATTGAAAAACCGGATACGGAGCCATATAAGCTGATTGCCGAATATTCTAAGCTAGAAAACGCCAAGCTGGATGAGCTGGAAAATAGACCGGTATCAAGACCGTGGATTCAGGACTTCACAGCAAGTTGGCTTGGAGCAGGGAATTATATTCCATATGGACCAAAAGAAGTGGAAGATCAAATCCGTGCACTAAACGAAAATGGAATAGATGAATACCTGATTTGGAATGCAGGTAACAGCTATACAGAAGGACTAGACTTTACCCCACTTAATGACTGAGTAAAAAGATAGAAAAAAAGCTGCCAATCATCTGGCAGCTTTTTTCTGTTATTTCTTTTTCCCTCCGACACTCTTCCAACCAGCCTGCATGCTTGCGGACTTATCAAAGCTTTCCGTGCCTTTTTTTCCTCCAAAAAGCTTTTCTCCGATACCGTTTGTCAGTACGCCCATAACGGCGGTAATTCCGATGACTAATATAGCCACGATGGTAAAATCAATAAAATATTCGATCAAAACCACACATCCCCTTTGTCTTATGTAATCGTATACAAAAAACAATCATACTCTTATTGTATGGTATGTTTAATAGAAAAGAAAGAGGGTATATTAACACTGAGGTCTGTTCAAATTTGTTATACTTAAAGTGTACATAGAGATAAAACGAAAGGGGAGTTTATTACGGAATGAATTGGTATGAGAAGTTAAATCAGTATTTTCCAGTAGAAGAGATGAAATCCAGGGAGCATATGGAGCTTCTTTTAAAAGAAAGAGGGGACATTTATCATAAGGATGAAGGGGAGCATCATGTATTAATGTATGTGGAGCTTGATAACTTTATTTTCATCGACTACTTGTTTGTTTCAAAAGATGCTAGAGGTTTGGGGCTTGGACATAAGTTGCTAGACAAAATGAAGGAAAAAGGCAAGCCGATTATTTTAGAAGTGGAACCTGTTGATTATGAAGACACAGACACGGAAAAACGACTCCGTTTTTATAAAAGAGAAGGGTTTGAACATGCCACATCAATCGGTTATAGACGTCGTTCTCTTGCAACAAATGAAGTGAATGCAATGGAGATCCTTTATTGGTCACCGACGGATGCAGGGGAAGAAGCGATCTACGAGGGAATGAAAGCTACATACGAGCAAATTCATACATATAAAGATAAAGAACTGTACGGTGAATCATATGATAAAGTAGACAAAGTACTTACTTATGATGAAGATGATGATAATGAGGATATATTGTCTAAATTGTAAAATATCGTTTAAATTATTAAAGCTAGATAGAACCATTACCCAAAGGTAGTGGTTTTTTTAACGAGAAATACTTGCATAAACAAGTATTTTTAGATAGAATAAAATCGCTGAGAGGAGTTGAAAAGGTGAAACCTGAAAGTAACTATAAGTTAGATGATTCGATAGGTTATAAACTTTTCCATGCATCAAGACTAATGAATAATCGCATAAACAAATATTTTAAAGAGAATAATTTTCCTGTCACGTATGAACAATGGCAAATACTGAGTAGGTTGTATGAGAGGGACGGACTTACGCAAAATCAAATTGCAGAACTAAATGAGAAAGATCAACCAAGTGTTTCTCGTTTAATCGTGAACATGGTAAATAGGGGATTGGTAACACGGTCACCACATCCTTCAGATGCAAGGATTAATATTATTAAACTTACAGAACAGGCAAAAGAGTCGGAGCAGGAGCTTAAGATCCTTGCGAACCAAACGATTCAGGACGCAACGAAAGGGATAAATCCTGAAGATGTGGAGAAATGCCTTAGAATGCTTGATCAGATAAGAGCAAATCTTCAATAAAAATGTTTGTTTAAACAAGTAATAGGCTGTTGGTTATTAGTTGTTTAAACAAGTATTTTTATACATTAAGAACTTATAAAGAGATAAATACTTTTAGGCTTATTTTTTTTTAATCGCCATTGAGAATGATTATCTATTTCAAATACAGTGTAGGGAAGGAAAGCATAATGAAGAAAAGGTATCTGTTTATTTTGCTAATAACATTATCATTTATCTCTTTATTTGTTGGGGTAACTGAAATTCAACCTTGGAAATTGTGGCAGGGAATAAGTGAACAGCAACTCCAGATTCTCTTGCTTAGTAGAATTCCGAGACTGCTAAGCATTATTATCGCCGGAATTGGAATGAGTGTTTGTGGCCTGATTATGCAGCAGCTGACTAGGAACAAGTTTGTCTCACCAACCACTGCTGGAACAATGGACTCTGCAAGACTTGGAGTGTTAGTTTCCCTCCTGCTTTTTTCTTCTGCTGGAATGTTACTAAAGGCCTCCATTGCTTTTATCTTTGCACTGGCAGGGACGTTTATTTTTATGAAAATTTTAGACAGGATAAAGTTCAAGGATGTTATTTTCATCCCGCTAGTGGGGCTAATGTTCGGAAGTATTGTAGGCTCCATCACTACATTTTTTGCTTATAAATATGACCTTATTCAAAATATGTCGTCTTGGTTGCAGGGGAATTTCTCCCTAATTATTAAAGGAAGATACGAGCTGCTTTACATAAGTATTCCATTGCTTATCATTACATATTTTTATGCAAACAGGTTTACCGTTGCAGGTATGGGAGAAGATTTCTCTATTAATCTAGGATTGCCGTATAAAAAGGTAGTAAACATTGGACTTGTCATTGTGGCAGCTGTGACATCTATCGTCATCCTGACAGTAGGAATGATACCATTCCTTGGG
This window of the Sutcliffiella horikoshii genome carries:
- the opp3C gene encoding oligopeptide ABC transporter permease, whose translation is MNNNNFDKLPKELFQPAVQDPSKSEKIAKPSLTYWQTAWLRIKKNKAAIAGAVILIVIAFLAIFGPFMNNHGFNTQDVTQGNLPPKVPGIENLGILDGTRDGVDVYEQRGITDYYWFGTDSLGRDLWTRVWTGTRISLYIALLAAFIDMVIGVAYGGVSGFYGGRTDNIMQRIIEVLVGIPNLVIVILMILVLEPGIIAITIALTITGWVGMARVVRGQVLKLKSQEYVLASKTLGSTNNRIISKHLLPNVVGVVIINTMFTIPSAIFFEAFLSFIGLGLKPPMASLGTLIDDGFKSLQIFPHIMVFPAIIISLLMIAFNLVADGFRDALDPKMKD
- a CDS encoding ABC transporter ATP-binding protein, which encodes MEKILEVKNLHVSFDTFGGEVKAIRGVDFDLKKGETLAIVGESGSGKSVTTKTVMRLLPKHNSNIKHGEILFDGKDLAKLSDKEMQNIRGKDISMIFQDPMTSLNPTMTVGKQIMEGIIKHQKLSKSAAAEKAIDLLRLVGIPMPEERFKQYPHQFSGGMRQRVVIAISLACNPKVLIADEPTTALDVTIQAQILDLMKDLQKKIDTSIIFITHDLGVVANVADRVAVMYGGQIIETGTVDEIFYDPRHPYTWGLLSSMPDLDLGDEDELYAIPGSPPDLSDPPKGDAFAPRNEFAMQIDLEMEPPMFQISKTHFAKTWLLHEDAPAVEPPLAVQKRQRLMPQNFEKPVLVKDGGNNGN
- a CDS encoding ABC transporter ATP-binding protein codes for the protein MATNEKLVEIRNLKQYFNEGKPNMVKAVDGLNFDIYRGETLGLVGESGCGKSTTGRTIIRLYDATDGEVLFEGENVHGKKSKKDLLKFNRKMQMIFQDPSASLNPRMTVADCIAEGIDIHGLAKSKKERLARVHELLETVGLNKEHANRYPHEFSGGQRQRIGIARALAVEPDFIIADEPISALDVSIQAQVVNLMKKLQKEKGLTYLFIAHDLSMVKYISDRIGVMYFGKIVELADSNELYNNPIHPYTKSLLSAIPQPDPDSERSRKRFAYDPASHGYAKDEELELREVRPGHFVLCSEAEFKKYQAEYAGK
- a CDS encoding putative glycoside hydrolase; translated protein: MMKKMIGGLVAAVGIFVLGGTLVQAEGEEVLQAAQHATKKVEMQTRELPISIARFAFDSGYTFTYPDAVRGIYVTGHSAGGERFPRLLDLLNKTDLNAMVIDIKDDHGYLTYIPEEEDSPFMDIAQPYIKDPKEMMKTLEENEVYPIGRIVVFKDTVLAKKRPDLSFQENGKVWVNGREEAFVSPFLKEVWDYNVDIAIEAAKMGFQEIQFDYVRFPEGFENRDTSLEYTYGEYKDLDMDNVQKRVEAVTDFVEYARERLEPYNVQVSVDIFGYTATLPEAPGIGQNFSRISEHVDVISSMIYPSHWTAYFGIEKPDTEPYKLIAEYSKLENAKLDELENRPVSRPWIQDFTASWLGAGNYIPYGPKEVEDQIRALNENGIDEYLIWNAGNSYTEGLDFTPLND
- a CDS encoding GNAT family N-acetyltransferase, producing the protein MNWYEKLNQYFPVEEMKSREHMELLLKERGDIYHKDEGEHHVLMYVELDNFIFIDYLFVSKDARGLGLGHKLLDKMKEKGKPIILEVEPVDYEDTDTEKRLRFYKREGFEHATSIGYRRRSLATNEVNAMEILYWSPTDAGEEAIYEGMKATYEQIHTYKDKELYGESYDKVDKVLTYDEDDDNEDILSKL
- a CDS encoding MarR family winged helix-turn-helix transcriptional regulator, translating into MKPESNYKLDDSIGYKLFHASRLMNNRINKYFKENNFPVTYEQWQILSRLYERDGLTQNQIAELNEKDQPSVSRLIVNMVNRGLVTRSPHPSDARINIIKLTEQAKESEQELKILANQTIQDATKGINPEDVEKCLRMLDQIRANLQ
- a CDS encoding ABC transporter permease, yielding MKKRYLFILLITLSFISLFVGVTEIQPWKLWQGISEQQLQILLLSRIPRLLSIIIAGIGMSVCGLIMQQLTRNKFVSPTTAGTMDSARLGVLVSLLLFSSAGMLLKASIAFIFALAGTFIFMKILDRIKFKDVIFIPLVGLMFGSIVGSITTFFAYKYDLIQNMSSWLQGNFSLIIKGRYELLYISIPLLIITYFYANRFTVAGMGEDFSINLGLPYKKVVNIGLVIVAAVTSIVILTVGMIPFLGLIVPNIVSIFRGDHLKENLPYTAMIGAIFVLSCDILGRIIIYPYEIPIGLTVGVIGSALFLYLLFRRSTYEAKA